Proteins encoded by one window of Calidithermus timidus DSM 17022:
- a CDS encoding ABC transporter permease, whose protein sequence is MLEPSLLRPLLLRALTLFGVLIAVLVLLAVSLGATGFSDKILQATVGEELRALRTSLTQTIRDPDQLEAALEARRKELLASYGLDRPWYTRIPGMVWRVLTLDLGEARNLRSYDGSSRIADIVLERLPNTIVLLTTATVITAVIGILAGVWMSTRVGSRLDRFIAYLAAVSYAVPTWWLGILLVLVLAFKLELLPPGGMYSAPPPEGGLARFLDLLWHSILPVLTLVLASVGPSIYSIRTLTLNIAQEDHVTVARAKGMPEPVVRNRHILRVAAPPIVTGLILGLAGSLGGSILVETIFDWRGMGRLYYDAIAGTPDEGLIVALTFMFTLLYVIARLILEVLYVWLDPRVRYEGGP, encoded by the coding sequence ATGCTCGAGCCCTCCCTCCTCCGCCCCCTGCTCCTTCGCGCCCTCACCCTCTTCGGGGTGCTCATCGCCGTACTGGTGCTGCTGGCGGTGAGCCTGGGGGCCACGGGTTTTTCGGACAAGATCCTGCAGGCCACGGTGGGCGAGGAACTGCGCGCCCTGCGCACCTCGCTGACCCAGACCATCCGCGATCCCGACCAGCTCGAAGCCGCCCTCGAGGCCAGGCGCAAGGAGCTGCTGGCCTCGTACGGCCTGGACAGGCCTTGGTACACCCGCATCCCCGGCATGGTCTGGCGGGTGCTTACCCTCGACTTAGGCGAAGCCCGCAACCTGCGCAGCTACGACGGCTCGAGCCGCATCGCCGACATCGTGCTCGAGCGCCTGCCCAACACCATCGTGCTCCTGACCACCGCCACCGTCATCACCGCCGTCATCGGCATCCTGGCGGGGGTGTGGATGTCGACGCGGGTGGGCTCGAGGCTCGACCGCTTCATAGCCTACCTGGCCGCCGTTTCCTACGCGGTGCCTACCTGGTGGCTGGGGATTCTGCTGGTGCTGGTGCTGGCCTTCAAGCTCGAGTTGTTGCCGCCAGGTGGGATGTATAGCGCCCCCCCACCCGAAGGGGGCCTGGCCCGCTTCCTCGACCTGCTGTGGCACTCGATCCTGCCGGTGCTCACGCTGGTGCTTGCCAGCGTGGGCCCCTCGATTTACTCCATCCGCACCCTCACCCTCAACATCGCCCAGGAGGATCACGTAACCGTGGCGCGAGCCAAGGGCATGCCCGAGCCCGTCGTGCGCAACCGCCACATCCTGCGCGTGGCCGCCCCGCCCATCGTGACCGGGCTGATCCTGGGGCTCGCCGGAAGCCTGGGGGGCTCGATTTTGGTGGAAACCATCTTCGACTGGCGCGGCATGGGGCGGCTGTACTACGACGCCATCGCCGGAACCCCCGACGAGGGCCTGATCGTAGCGCTCACCTTCATGTTCACCCTGCTCTACGTCATCGCCCGGCTGATCCTGGAAGTCCTGTACGTCTGGCTCGACCCCAGGGTGCGCTACGAGGGGGGCCCGTGA
- a CDS encoding ABC transporter permease gives MRLGLRTVLRELWATGAGRAGLLLFGLLVLAALYVTLTYPRDFGPRRWSNPAIWGDYPKAAPPAWINLLGPKRPEHRILEARSPTRSEGNRRVYALSFDFQSDQPPTFLSFSLADVTYQARPPTVEAVLIRPDGGRIPLYRTVISGPFVGENPPYRRHQDEALRAALDSEPGAIEATYDYLVRQAPDIAYDAVQRQLPLALFGRWVDGGFVTLKGAYRLEVTLSVDDPRDSVGLVRFVAGGAVYGLMGTDAQGRDLTQGLLFGLPIALLIGLAVATLSTLLGTALGLISGYAGGRTDLLIQRAADVVNNVPVLPLLIFMVFVLGARLWLILLVLVLFSWPGLTILVRSMVLSLRTSPEVEAARALGASRSRIIVHHIFPHIAPFIFATLIFSAPSAILAEAGLSFLGLGDPTLPTWGQILEQGFRTGAVYLGYWWWILPPGLLIVLTAITFMLISLGLEPIVNPRLRRGP, from the coding sequence GTGAGGCTGGGGTTGCGCACGGTGTTGCGAGAGTTGTGGGCCACGGGGGCCGGAAGGGCGGGGCTACTGCTCTTTGGACTGCTGGTGCTGGCGGCGCTCTACGTGACGCTCACTTACCCCCGCGACTTCGGCCCCCGGCGCTGGAGCAACCCGGCCATCTGGGGTGACTACCCCAAGGCCGCGCCCCCGGCCTGGATCAACCTGCTGGGCCCCAAGCGGCCCGAGCACCGCATCCTCGAGGCCCGCTCCCCCACCCGCAGCGAGGGCAACCGCAGGGTCTACGCGCTGAGCTTCGACTTCCAGAGCGACCAGCCCCCCACCTTTCTCTCCTTCTCGCTGGCCGACGTGACCTACCAGGCCCGCCCGCCCACCGTCGAGGCAGTGCTCATCCGGCCCGACGGGGGCAGGATCCCCCTCTATCGCACGGTGATCTCCGGCCCCTTTGTGGGCGAGAATCCACCCTACCGACGCCACCAGGACGAAGCCCTGCGGGCGGCGCTGGATAGCGAGCCCGGCGCCATCGAGGCCACCTACGACTACCTGGTGAGGCAAGCCCCCGACATCGCCTACGACGCAGTGCAGCGCCAGTTGCCGCTGGCGCTGTTCGGGCGCTGGGTGGACGGGGGCTTCGTGACGCTCAAGGGAGCCTACCGGCTCGAGGTCACCCTCAGCGTGGACGACCCGCGCGATTCGGTCGGCCTGGTACGCTTCGTCGCCGGAGGGGCAGTCTATGGCCTCATGGGCACCGACGCTCAGGGCCGCGACCTGACCCAGGGCCTGCTGTTCGGGCTGCCCATCGCGCTGCTGATCGGGCTGGCGGTGGCCACGCTGAGCACCTTGCTGGGCACCGCGCTGGGCCTCATCAGCGGCTACGCCGGCGGGCGTACCGACCTCTTGATCCAGCGGGCTGCCGACGTCGTCAACAACGTGCCGGTGCTGCCCCTCCTAATCTTCATGGTCTTCGTGCTGGGGGCGCGGCTGTGGTTGATCCTGCTGGTGCTGGTGCTCTTTAGCTGGCCCGGCCTCACCATCTTGGTGCGTTCGATGGTGCTCTCCCTGCGCACCTCGCCCGAGGTGGAGGCTGCCCGCGCCCTGGGGGCTTCGCGCAGCCGCATCATCGTCCACCACATCTTCCCCCACATCGCCCCCTTCATCTTCGCCACCCTCATCTTCTCGGCCCCCTCCGCCATCCTGGCCGAGGCCGGGCTGAGCTTTTTGGGCCTGGGCGACCCCACCCTGCCCACCTGGGGCCAGATCCTCGAGCAGGGCTTCCGCACCGGCGCGGTTTATCTGGGCTACTGGTGGTGGATCCTCCCCCCCGGCCTCTTGATCGTGCTCACCGCCATCACCTTCATGCTGATCTCGCTGGGCCTCGAGCCCATCGTGAATCCCCGCTTGCGGAGGGGGCCGTGA
- a CDS encoding ABC transporter substrate-binding protein, producing the protein MLRKMLPYLTLAALAVVLGQGGGYKPPHQKPGPSAERLVFRAFNADRAPLDLKAGQMDLYLFSLKTTAAQELRGTPGIRLYQAPATSLSLILNPAPAPQGQLNPFSIKEVRQAVQLLVNREFIARDIFRGNAFPMITHLSPRDFDFLAIYDLDRGSGIRYDPERARSQIAQAMRQAGAELVGGRWQYRGQPIRLKFIARVEDERREIGDLVRSELEKAGFTVAMSYQTFAPAVLTVYSSDPKALEWHLYTEGWGRGAPQRYEFGSINSFYAPWLGNMPGWQQAGFWQYQNKELDELGKKLFTGDFKSEAERNQLYRRMTQLGLEESVRVWLVTAVNTFPARAELTGITEDLVAGPRNPWALREAYVPGKDTVTVGHLWVWTERSTWNPIGGIGDVYSSDIYRNLADPPLWNQPFTGETKPFRADFKVETAGPTGKLAIPSDAVLWDAASTRWRPVAAGARATSKVTFDYSRYFSSKWHHGQRISMADVLYSIAQGYELAYNPEKSKIEVAIAVTSRPLLETFKGFRVVEQNRLEVYVDFWHFEPSLIAGYALPSGVGTPWELLAAMDDLVFKQRRAAYTDTAAARFDVPWLSLVLDKDARAVVRTLRQFSDSGYVPEGVFELGGRSLVSAQEAKARYQAAIEWFNKYGHLVISNGPFFLARYDPPAQYAELRAFRDPSYPYKPGDWFQGEPPELAITRVDAPRVSIGRSAEVKASLRGPGTLGLRYLLVDPASGKVLAQGQSKTARAGDFSVTLDANATRGLKQGLYRLYLAAYSDSLASVAERTVDLNVAP; encoded by the coding sequence ATGCTGCGTAAGATGCTGCCTTACCTGACCCTGGCCGCCTTAGCGGTGGTCCTGGGGCAGGGCGGGGGATACAAACCCCCGCATCAGAAGCCAGGTCCATCGGCCGAGCGCCTGGTCTTCCGGGCCTTCAACGCCGACCGCGCACCCCTCGACCTCAAGGCCGGGCAGATGGACCTCTACCTCTTCAGCCTCAAGACCACCGCCGCCCAGGAACTGCGCGGCACTCCGGGGATCAGGCTCTACCAGGCCCCGGCCACCAGCCTCTCGCTCATCCTCAACCCCGCACCCGCTCCCCAGGGCCAGCTCAACCCCTTCTCCATCAAGGAGGTGCGCCAGGCGGTGCAGTTGCTGGTCAACCGCGAGTTCATCGCCCGCGACATCTTCCGGGGCAACGCCTTCCCCATGATCACCCACCTCTCCCCGCGCGACTTCGACTTCCTGGCCATCTACGACCTCGACCGGGGCTCGGGCATCCGCTACGACCCCGAGCGGGCCAGGAGCCAGATCGCCCAGGCCATGCGCCAGGCCGGGGCCGAGCTGGTGGGGGGTCGGTGGCAGTACCGGGGTCAGCCCATCCGGCTCAAATTCATCGCCCGCGTGGAGGACGAGCGCCGCGAGATCGGCGACCTGGTGCGCTCGGAGCTCGAGAAGGCCGGTTTCACCGTAGCCATGAGCTATCAGACCTTCGCGCCTGCCGTGCTAACGGTGTATTCCTCCGACCCCAAGGCGCTGGAGTGGCACCTCTACACCGAAGGCTGGGGCCGGGGCGCGCCGCAGCGCTACGAGTTCGGCAGCATCAACAGCTTCTATGCCCCCTGGCTGGGCAACATGCCCGGCTGGCAACAGGCTGGCTTCTGGCAGTACCAGAACAAGGAGCTCGACGAGCTGGGCAAGAAGCTCTTCACCGGCGACTTCAAAAGCGAGGCCGAGCGCAACCAACTCTACCGTCGCATGACCCAGCTCGGCCTGGAGGAGTCGGTGCGGGTGTGGCTGGTCACCGCCGTCAACACCTTCCCCGCCCGCGCCGAGCTCACCGGCATCACCGAGGACCTGGTGGCCGGGCCGCGCAACCCCTGGGCGCTGCGCGAAGCCTACGTGCCGGGCAAGGACACCGTGACGGTGGGGCATCTGTGGGTGTGGACCGAGCGCTCGACCTGGAACCCCATAGGCGGCATCGGCGACGTGTATTCCAGCGACATCTACCGCAACCTGGCCGACCCGCCGCTGTGGAACCAGCCCTTCACCGGCGAGACCAAGCCCTTCCGCGCCGACTTCAAGGTGGAGACCGCCGGGCCTACGGGCAAGCTGGCCATTCCGAGCGACGCGGTGCTGTGGGACGCCGCCAGCACCCGCTGGAGGCCCGTGGCGGCGGGCGCCCGCGCCACCAGCAAGGTCACCTTCGACTACTCGCGCTACTTCAGCAGCAAGTGGCACCACGGCCAGCGCATCAGCATGGCCGACGTGCTCTACTCCATCGCCCAGGGCTACGAGCTGGCCTACAACCCCGAGAAGTCCAAGATCGAGGTGGCCATCGCCGTCACCAGCCGACCCCTGCTCGAGACCTTCAAAGGCTTCCGGGTGGTAGAGCAAAACCGGCTCGAGGTCTACGTGGACTTCTGGCACTTCGAGCCCTCGCTGATCGCGGGCTATGCCCTGCCTTCGGGGGTGGGCACCCCCTGGGAGCTCTTGGCCGCGATGGACGACCTGGTCTTCAAGCAGCGCCGCGCCGCCTACACCGACACCGCCGCCGCCCGCTTCGACGTGCCCTGGCTGAGCCTGGTGCTCGACAAGGACGCGCGGGCCGTGGTGCGCACCCTGCGGCAGTTCAGCGACAGCGGCTACGTGCCCGAGGGCGTGTTCGAGCTTGGAGGGCGCAGCCTGGTGAGCGCTCAGGAGGCCAAGGCCCGCTACCAGGCGGCCATCGAGTGGTTCAACAAGTACGGCCACCTGGTCATCTCCAACGGCCCCTTCTTCTTAGCCCGCTACGACCCGCCCGCCCAGTACGCCGAGCTGCGGGCCTTCCGCGACCCCAGCTACCCCTACAAGCCCGGCGACTGGTTCCAGGGCGAGCCCCCCGAGCTGGCCATCACCCGCGTGGACGCCCCCAGGGTCTCCATCGGCAGGAGCGCCGAGGTCAAGGCCAGCCTGCGCGGCCCCGGCACCCTGGGCCTGCGCTATTTGCTGGTAGACCCCGCCAGCGGCAAGGTGCTGGCCCAGGGCCAGAGCAAAACGGCCAGAGCCGGAGACTTCAGCGTGACCCTGGACGCCAACGCCACCAGAGGGCTCAAGCAGGGGCTCTACCGCCTCTACCTCGCCGCCTACAGCGACAGCCTGGCCTCGGTGGCCGAGCGCACCGTGGACCTCAACGTGGCGCCGTAA